One genomic window of Glycine max cultivar Williams 82 chromosome 16, Glycine_max_v4.0, whole genome shotgun sequence includes the following:
- the LOC100816881 gene encoding Ycf3-interacting protein 1, chloroplastic-like — MAWSLTLPPPSSLSSSSSPSFPTFHHHHHSLFFNGVVAFTRLRHRRNSNTLSHVPSVGKEDTDLRVSSLQEQQLGEDDDGDDEPTPQDIEYVAQIKRVLELLRKNRDMLFGEVKLTIMIEDPREVERRRLLGIEDLDGPTREDLVDALDEINEGKIPKDRASLQMLAEELASWPNLEDAVPKKKPSKSLYAKATDTGIDPELAAKKLNIDWDSAAEIEETNADDETEVPSVVGYGALYLVSAFPIIIGISVVLILFYNSLQ; from the exons ATGGCATGGTCACTCACACTGCCACCGCCttcttccctttcttcttcttcttctccttcttttcccaccttccaccaccaccaccactctctctttttcaatGGAGTAGTAGCGTTCACCAGGCTCCGCCATCGCCGAAACTCGAACACCCTTTCCCATGTTCCCTCTGTGGGGAAGGAAGACACTGACCTTCGTGTCTCTTCTCTTCAGGAACAGCAACTAGGCGAAGATGACGACGGCGATGATGAACCAACTCCTCAGGACATTGAATACGTTGCCCAAATCAAAAGg GTTTTGGAGCTTCTCAGGAAAAACCGGGACATGCTTTTCGGCGAG GTCAAATTAACCATAATGATTGAAGACCCTAGAGAAGTTGAGAGAAGAAGATTACTTGGTATTGAAGATTTAGATGGCCCAACAAGAGAAGATCTAGTTGATGCCTTGGATGAA ATCAATGAAGGAAAAATTCCCAAGGATAGAGCTTCTCTCCAGATGCTTGCTGAGGAATTGGCTTCATGGCCTAATCTAGAG GATGCCGTGCCTAAGAAAAAGCCCAGCAAATCTCTCTATGCAAAAGCCACTGACACTGGAATTGATCCAGAATTGGCTGCAAAGAAACTGAACATTGATTGGGATTCTGCTGCTGAAATTGAAGAGACAAATGCAGATGATGAGACAGAAGTGCCTTCAGTGGTG GGCTATGGAGCACTATACTTGGTTTCGGCTTTCCCTATTATTATAGGTATTTCAGTTGTTCTGATTTTGTTTTACAATTCCCTCCAGTAG
- the LOC100816881 gene encoding ycf3-interacting protein 1, chloroplastic-like isoform X1, translated as MAWSLTLPPPSSLSSSSSPSFPTFHHHHHSLFFNGVVAFTRLRHRRNSNTLSHVPSVGKEDTDLRVSSLQEQQLGEDDDGDDEPTPQDIEYVAQIKRVLELLRKNRDMLFGEVKLTIMIEDPREVERRRLLGIEDLDGPTREDLVDALDEINEGKIPKDRASLQMLAEELASWPNLEDAVPKKKPSKSLYAKATDTGIDPELAAKKLNIDWDSAAEIEETNADDETEVPSVVWFND; from the exons ATGGCATGGTCACTCACACTGCCACCGCCttcttccctttcttcttcttcttctccttcttttcccaccttccaccaccaccaccactctctctttttcaatGGAGTAGTAGCGTTCACCAGGCTCCGCCATCGCCGAAACTCGAACACCCTTTCCCATGTTCCCTCTGTGGGGAAGGAAGACACTGACCTTCGTGTCTCTTCTCTTCAGGAACAGCAACTAGGCGAAGATGACGACGGCGATGATGAACCAACTCCTCAGGACATTGAATACGTTGCCCAAATCAAAAGg GTTTTGGAGCTTCTCAGGAAAAACCGGGACATGCTTTTCGGCGAG GTCAAATTAACCATAATGATTGAAGACCCTAGAGAAGTTGAGAGAAGAAGATTACTTGGTATTGAAGATTTAGATGGCCCAACAAGAGAAGATCTAGTTGATGCCTTGGATGAA ATCAATGAAGGAAAAATTCCCAAGGATAGAGCTTCTCTCCAGATGCTTGCTGAGGAATTGGCTTCATGGCCTAATCTAGAG GATGCCGTGCCTAAGAAAAAGCCCAGCAAATCTCTCTATGCAAAAGCCACTGACACTGGAATTGATCCAGAATTGGCTGCAAAGAAACTGAACATTGATTGGGATTCTGCTGCTGAAATTGAAGAGACAAATGCAGATGATGAGACAGAAGTGCCTTCAGTGGTG TGGTTTAATGATTAG